The Nicotiana sylvestris chromosome 6, ASM39365v2, whole genome shotgun sequence genomic sequence ataccgggtccgaaaagctgtcttagggacatcagatacCCTAATCTTTAACTGATGATAGCCTGACCTCAAGtcaattgtcacgacccattcCCATAacagatcgtgatggcgcccaataccgttgtcaggcaagccaacgcgaaAGTATTAgtaattcttattttacttaccccAAACAGTTACAACATTTTCTTAATTTGCAACTAAAAGCAGGTGATAATATGCAACATTcgataataattatacaacccaaaagaaccgtctaccaatgtgtgtgccaagacctggtgtcacaagttgtgggcaactagtagaatatacaaaagaataaatccatcctactgtccgaaatagaatagacagcaaaaataaataaaaaagagactccatcaagctgttgaacggcataggaaggggcagctcaccgtgaaaGTCTCAAACTATGAATCAGGTgcgcgcaccagactgatagccagatgtacctgcctccgatcctgtacaattaagtacagaagcgtagtatgagtacataaacaatatgtaccccttaagtatcccgtctaatctcgaagaagtagagacgagaggtcgttttgatacttactaaggtcaaataatataatgaagtgttatgctaagcatgggaGTCACAAATAATCAATAGTTTGTAGCAAGAGGTAATAAGCCATGTTCTTAACAATTTTACAATTCCCCGTTTACATTCCAAATATTTAGCAGATCAAGTCatgaataagatttcacatagatatcatgcgcacattatgccgaggtcgacggcccgatccaacaggaaataaattgtgcactgccagagggtcgaatggcgcgaaccatggATGCATTTATTTCTACCGAGGcaatcggcccgatccacaaatatcaattaatatcaagaaaacacatgaatgcgcatttattttcaaacaaattcatacaagtgtccaacaagtgtatacattcgcttatattcctttccaagtctctagcataccctaagtgatcacattagcaagaaaatatagagacattcacaaatatagcatggtacgggtcctagactactcgtacaattaacataatagtagctacgtacgcactctcgtcacctagtgtatacgtagcccccgcatttagtagcaattattcaattattacacctatgaggataattccctcttataagattagaaaagagactcacctcgctccaaagtgcgcttcaaataccaagaacgagcccgaactctcaatttggagccgaacgatccaaaactaattaaatgaggtaggaactagtcaatataagctcacacacctcgctccaaagtgcgcttcaaataccaagaacgagcccgaactctcaatttggagccgaacgatccaaaactaattaaatgagataggaactagtcaatataagctcacaagatcaTATTAtatctatttaagcaatttcccaacccttaACACAAGTTTCCCAAAGGTTGTCTTACATACACACTGGTGGAATTTCATTTTCTTCCGCTTTTTAAAATAGTAAGAGGGGAATTGAGTAAAATATCCTtgtcgaccccgggcccacgtgcccagattctgaaattttttgaaggaagttgttctccaTAACCTAagaatcaataatatatgatttctaattaatttcataacaaatttcgtggttaaatctaacttttgtcaaaatcctaggttttgctctaaccccttgatttcaccttaattctagtgtttaatctacctaagacataTGTATTAAACTAAGAATAGGTGGAATAATCTTACTTCtagatgctaggtggaagtcttctctcaaaagcttccAAAATCGCCAAGGAGTGAAAAGTGGCAAAAAgggacttagaacccgtattaaatgaagctcaatgcttcagcgatttccgcatctgtggtTAGGGGACCGCATATGCGATCCCGCTTCTGCGAGAAAGTGAACGCATCTGCGGAATTGGCCAAATAGGAtgtgaccgcttctgcggtctagaGGCCGCTTCTGCAGTTTGGGCCTGGCCTgccctgggccgcatctgcgataggcagactgcttctgcggtcttgcACATGTGGccgaccaaccgcaggtgcggttatgacagaagcagatgcttcaacacttctcaaaaattccaacttcactcgagcctcgtcccattgacgctcggggctctcgggccccgcccgaacataccgacaagtctgtaATCATGAAAcagacctactcgaaccttcggaacgcccgaaacaatgctaaatctaagaatcaccccctaaaaccaattgagtcaaacttatgaacttcaagttcttaattttcctctaacaagccgaaacgcccttaaactactcggattgacaccaaattttgcgggcaagtcttaaatgctattttggacctgtaccgggcttcagAACCAACATACGGGCTCGATACCTATGTGATCAATCATTAGTTAGCTTCTTTAAATCCTTTGAATtttagtttaacaatttctaataaaaaatcgTTACTCAagttagggacctcggaattcgattctgggcatacgcccaggtcccatattttcctatggaccctccaggGCCCTCAAATcacgaatccgggtccgtttgctcaaaacgttgaccaaagtcaaacttagccttttttaGAAAATCCttaggaatcaaatgagcatatttcactccaaactcttccaaatatcgaaccaaccatccccgcaagtcgtaaattagttaaagcaagcgcgggaagttttatttaagggaacagagttctaaaaggcaaaacgaccgatcgggtcattacatcaatcttcgaaaataccttgacaccctgaagTTGATAAAATAAAATCGATTCTTGGCAACGGATATTTATTTTTGatagtgaccttgttcaactgccgataatctatacacatctaCATAgagccatctttcttctttacaaataataCTGGTGCACCCCAGGGAGAGACACTAGGTCAAATTAATCCTTGATCaagctccttcaattctttcaaatctggcggggccatacggtatggtggaatagaaatgggctgagtgcctggagccaaatcaatacagaagtcaatatctctatcgggtggcgtCCCTGGCAAATCTGCAGGAAATACTTCTGCAAATTCACGAACAACTAGGACTGAGTCCATAGAAGGAACATCCGCACTGGGATCGCGAATATAAGCCAAGTAAACTAGACACCCCTTcccgaccatacgccgagccttcatataagaaataaccatgctggtagaatggccaggagttctcttccactctaatcgaggcaaacCCGACATGGCTAAGGTCACcatcttggcatggcaatctaatatagcatgataaggtgatagcCAATACATACCCAATATGacgtcaaaatctaccatgtcgaGAAGTAGAAGATCCACACTAGTCTCAATAGAAGATCCTCAATATATCTTTTCAATCAattttgttgcggcgtgcaacccgttcctcCAATATATTAACTTTCAtttatgttgcggcgtgcaacccgatcctcaAATAATATAATTTACCAATTCTTATAAAAGAAACTAATTCAATAATTGCAACAACTAATATGGAATTATATGGCAAATAAGCATACAATaattacaatttatttaggaaaCAAGTAATGACAAGTAGCAATTAATTGTGGAATTAGGGAGAAAATGTACAATTTAATATTTAATATGCTCACTGTCAAGTAACAATTAAGTCACATGAATCAATTAAGCATGTAGCAATCAAGCATGGATTCAAGGCACAATATTGAGCAAGGAATATGAGAGAGATAATTAATATAACaattaattcatgatttaaaacAATTTATGTTTTTCGAAAAATTATGCAAACAATTAATTTGACGACGTATAGGCACTCGTCACCTTGCTTATATATTGTacacatagaattcacataaaaaataattcaaaggttctattccctcaagtcaaggttaaccacgacacttacatTGCTTTGCAGCCAAATTCAAGATTTCAATAAACCTTTGCCTCGTGAATTCGTGTCCAAAGACTTCAATCTAGTCACAAAcaattcaatatactcaatacaaatcataggaattaattccatatgaatttaCTAACTTTCCAAATAAAAATTCGGAATTCACTTTAAAAATCAACCGTGGAAACCACGTCTCGAATCCCGGAAAAACTCACGAAATCCGAATATCCGTtccgatatgagttcaaccatacaaaatttatcgaATTCTCACATCGGATCGACtttcaaatcttcattttttatttttggaagattttataAATATTTCAATTTCTTCCATCTAAATCCGAAATAATTGATGAATATAGACaaggatttatgaaatataatcactttcggatatagaacacttatcCCAGTCGAAGACGTGAAAAATCCCtttaaaatcgcccaaatccgagactcaaaattcaaaaatgagtaaaaatggcGAACACCCGATTTTATGTATTCTCTCCAGCATTTTGGCACCTGcagactcgcatttgcgagacaaaACTCGCATTTGCGGAACAGGGCTGCTTGTCCAGTGGCCGCATCTGCGCCCTGAAATATCGCACTTGCGACATCGCAAAAGCGCTCCAGTAACCGCAGAAGCGACTCGTCCATCGCGGAAGCGGCTGCGCACCTGCGCTAATTTCTCTGCAAAAGCGGAGCTCGACAGGGCTGTCCAATGTTGCAGAAGCGATTGGAATTCCGCATGAGCGACCATTCACCTGCGCACAAAAACTTGCAGGTGTGACGCACTAGAACCAGCACTAGACAGCAGGTTCCAATTGTTCAGTGGCTcgtccgaaactcatccgagccactCGGTACCTCGTCCACAAAttccaacaagtcccaaaacataatacgGACTTGCTCGGGGTTTCAAATCCCGTTAAACAACGTCAAATTTACAATTTACACCTCGATTCAAACTTTTGATTTTCAAacttttcaatttacaaaacccGTGTCAAAACATATTAAACgaatccggaatgacttcaaatttggcacacaagtcataaataacataACGGAGCTATTCCAATTTTCAGAATCTCAATCCGAGTCGATATCAGTAAAGTCAAATACGCGGTCAAACTTTGGAAATCTTTAGCCTTTAGATTTCTAGTTTCTGTTAAATAGCGATAACTTGagttagggacctccgaattcgattccgggcatacgcccaagtcccaaatcacgatgcGAACCTACTAGAACTGTCAAACACTAATCCacgtccgtttgctcaaaatgttgatcgaagtcaactcagttgagttctaAAGCTCTATTTCATATTTTAATCATTTTTTCACATAAACTTTCCGAAAAAATTTATGGACTGCGCATGCTAGTCGATGAGTGATAAATAGTATTTTTCGAGGttttaaattacataaataaatatttaaaataaagatgatattttgggtcatcacactttcTATCTCAAACTTTGTGCTCAATCAAATATTGCGAACAATGGGTCAAAAGGAGTATAATACATGGAGGGAAGGGAGGAAAATGGACAAGAAAATTAATAGGTGGGGCATCAAACTATACCAATAAGGTTAAACTTCATATAGCCAACCAATTGGACTATTATGCACGAAAATCTAAGTTAAACTTTGTTGTAAGTTAATTTAACCTAATGATGCAAAAATCCAGATATTATCAATGTACAAAAATTAaaccatgttagatgattaattctcttaagtttgtTCGTAATATAAAGACGTCACAAAGAGATAGGAAAACTAAGTCAAGAACAAATCACATGATCAGTAAGGCCTTAAGTTAAAGACTAGTACTTCCAATATTCAATAACAATCACACACCATAATTCAAAGAACTCTACTCATGCAATCTTGAAAACTTGAAACATGAGTAAGTATACGTAATTACTATAAACTTTGAAAAAATTGATCACTACACCAAACTTAATAAACTAATTAAACACTATAAAACCCTTGTTAAACAATCACATATATCATCAAGAAAAACCTTAAAAAGTGTTCACTTTTTCATGTTATAAGCAATGTCTGGAGtaagaaacttattttctttccttattttctttctcATTATTGCCTTAAACTTCACTAATGGCTTAGCCATTGATCATAAATCTGATGCTAATATTGCATTAATCCCAcaaaagaaaggaataaaatggttgCATTGGCCATTTGTACATGCACCACCACCACCTTCATCTTTTTTTCCTAAGTTTCCATTTCCAAAAATATTTCCCTGGCCGCGATTTTTGCCACCTAAGCCTTTTTTGCCTAGTGAAAAAAGCGTCAGTGACATAAGCATGGACAACGGTCAGAACGTGctggaaaaaaaatattattgtgcTTTAATTATTGAGGCGTGTATGCTTGAAAGGGATACGTTATGTGTTCGCCATAGGTGTACCTTCTCTTATGATTGTTGTACATCCATTAATACTGAATTTGGTTCTGAGGAATGTAATCAGTATGAATTTGCCATGATAAAAAATGAGTGTGCAAATCAAGCTGCTCCTCCTCCTACAGATTACTAAGTTATTAAGGGAGTATATGTACGTATATGTTCATATAGTCGATCCAACTCGTTTGGGACTAAGGCGTAGTTTACATTATTGTTATTTTATGTATATGTGTGTATATTTCATATAGTcgaccccaacttgtttgggGCTGAGACGTAAGTGATGTTTGTTGTATGTGTTTGTGTGTATATCTATGAGAATAAATTAATGAAGTGATTTGCTTCCTGACTTATCAAATTATAGTGCTATTTTTCATGTCATGATATATACAAATTCTTGCAAAATTTATCTCGATTGTttcataaattaaaaaattgTTAATATTAATCATCTTCTACATCTTAACATATATATTTCATGTCAAATGGACcatataattaaataattatttttaatggATCATATAACTATTGAACCCCGTTCTATTTCTATCTCATTATTAAATTTTAACCATAATTGAATAGATATTCATTAACTAAAAATGGACCATAGAGTGGACAATGGCCAAAGTCAATGTGATATTATCCATATAACAAAAGGACAGACACATACCTAAACCAAGATCCAGCCCTTTGGTatcgggttcaactgaacccagtACTTTCAGTACGGAatataaatttatgtgtaaaaaattattaaaattatgATATGTAGTAGATATCagcccataactttaaaaatataattaatttaaacccataaaattttaattatgtATCCGCCTATGCATTTAACTATTTTCTTACTTGTTACTTCTTCTCTCCTAATTTATGTGGCATTCGAAAAAGAATAATTGACATATTTTAATAAATCAATGGAGAAGAAGGTGGATGTCTATCAACAAGGATATGGAACAAGAATTAGGAATTATTCCTTGAATTGGATTATTCCTGTCACTTTTTCttggagtatttttttttttgtttttcctccGGTGTTTAGTGTCTTACGTTTGTTTTGGAGCTCGAATAATTCGAATTTTTAATGCAAAATCTCATTTTAAGAGGTGAAATGCTTTTTATTAAAGACGATTTCATACATAGAACTCAAACCTAAGacctttaattttattaatgatGAAGAATTATTTACCTCTCACGTAACCTCTAGGGCTTTATTGAGGCATCTCATTCCTTCTACAATagtgttaaaatataaaataatttttaatcaGTCAAGATTCTTGCTGAAATTCTAAAAATAGATGGCCCTTCTTTTCTAACATTTATAAAGGgtgaaagaaataggaaaagaTTCCTCTggttatattttatttaaagttCTTTTATTTATGATCCTTTTTAAGCTTTAATATTAGTTTCCACATAGTAAATAATTATGCAATTTCTCTAACGAATAATTAAAGATATTAAACGCATCATTAAAGGCCACTTTAAGCTAATTATCTGCTAATAAAAATTTACTTATTAAGTATTCCCATAAGTTTTTGATCGGTTGAGCGAGAGCCCTTTCACATGGGACTCCCGGAGTACTATGATTGACTTTAATCTCTGGTCGATCAACCGGTCTCGCAGTCAGGCAGGCTTATACCATTATGCACACGAGCGGAATCTTAGCTTGAGCCTATCTTCGCGCACCTTTATTACTCTTAGGGTTCGTTTGATTAGAAAACAAGTTATCCCAGAATTAATGATCCGCGGATTGTTATCTCACCCTCTTatatgaataaaaaaaatactataaTCCTGAATAACTAATCTGGGTTAGTTATACAACGATTTTATCCTAATCAAACGTGtgataaactcatctcaaatttaatcctGAAATAATTATCCTTTatccctcataccaaacgagCTCTTAATCATTGTATTATAATCCCAATATAATTTGTTTATAGTTGGAGTTTTAtttaaacaagaaagaaaaagcaaaaaacaaTTATTTTCCTATTAGGAGTGAAATTTGTTGGCCCAATAACATGTATAAACGTGTGGgtatatttcttttaaaatatttgtttATTTGCCCTTCCCTATCACCAAATATTATTTGTATACACTCCTTTTTTATTCTCTACCCTAATAATCCTTAGAAGTCCAAAACCGAgggagagaaaaaaaggaaaaataaggcAAAAATCATGTCTGATGAAGAACACCATTTTGAGTCAAAAGCAGATGCTGGTGCCTCTAAAACTTATCCTCAACAAGCTGGTACCATTCGTAAAAATGGTTATATAGTTATTAAAGGCAGACCCTGCAAGGTTAAAAtcttaccctttttctttttttatttatttattattaaatcTACTTTTGTCAAGTTCAGGTTTTGTGTAtgattcttgtttttgttttatgGGGTTTGTAATTTTGAGGTTATATAGTTTCTTTGTTTTATTATTAAATCTACTTGGGCCAAGTTCAGATTTTGTGTATGATTCATGTTTTGTTCATGGGGTTTGTTAATTTTACACTATTTTGAATGAGTTTTTTTAAACCCTATTATTGTTTTATTATTAATGGGATTTATTACTTTATTATTAGATTCACTTTGGAAGGTTTAGATATTAAATCTGAACCTTGTTTTTTTTCATGGGGTTTGGTTTTTTTGGCTCTTTTTGAATGAATTTTTGGATATAAATCAGATCTTGATGGATTCTTGCTACTTGTTTTTATGGATCTTTATTTAAGTGGTATGTAGTTGTAGTTGAAGATAGAAGTAAAGGGTGTGTTTGAgctatgttttttttttcctttcctaaGCCGAGGGTCTACCGGAAATAACCTCTATGCCTTCTTgaaagtaggggtaaggtctgcacactaccctccccatatCCCGCATGTGGTATtgcactgggtttgttgttgttgttgttgcatgtCACACCAAGttggttttaaaaaaaaagtgtaGTTAGCTTAAGCCTTAACCACAATTATCTACTAAACTGCCATAGTGATATTACACATGGATATTTTATGTTGAcatcaaaataaggaaagggtgTTTTTGAGTTGTTACTTTTAAGTTctgatttatttgatttttgtgTATGCATATGTAGCTTAGATAATAGTaagtttctttgttttcttttccaacAAAACTTAGGTAGATTGGGAAGAATCACCTAGCCTTTTTTGTCTCTACCTTATTTGAACCCTAGTCTCCACGGTtttcttaaaaaagaaaatttaaaatataCTAATGAAGGTACCTGTATCGTAATGCTATTGCCCGCTATCACTGTTCTTGTATTTTTCTCGCTTTAGCTATAGTTGGTACGAATAAAAAGGTTGAACCTTTACAAAGCCATTTGAGCTATTTTGCTTAGCCTCTCTGAAAATGTCTGCCGGGtgtgtgtcggatcctccaaaatagtgcatttttggaggatccgacatggCTGCAATATCATTTTGGAGAGTCCGTGCAACATAGCTTTTGAGGAAAAAGGATACAATATCATTGTTGTATCAGCTGAAATAATGCATCACTCAGTAATCTTTGATCTTTTCATCACAAATGGGTATGTTCATTTATTTGATCTTTGACGATTGTCCCTTTATACGATGCTAATCTTGAACAGGTTGTTGAGGTCTCCACTTCAAAAACTGGCAAGCACGGACATGCAAAATGTCACTTTGTAGCAATTGATATTTTCAATGGAAAGAAGCTTGAAGATATCGTTCCTTCCTCCCACAACTGTGATGTAATACAGTGTTtcttcctctctctttttttttttatttctaatgGTGTATGGTCAGTTTGCGAACATTAGAAATTTGATTTTGTCtgatcattttcatgttttccaCAGGTGCCCCATGTTAATCGTACCGACTATCAGCTGATTGACATCTCTGAAGATGGTTTTGTAAGATTTCTACTACCTATGATACGAACGTGTATCAGTCATCCTATAATTGGGGCAAAAAATTTTAAATGATAATGCAACATAATTTTGATTGATGACCTTTTGCATCATTTTGTATATCTGTAGTAGCTTAGTCGTAGCTTCTTAATGAAGTTGAGactcatttttcttttctaccTCAGGCGGAAGAGTCTTCCGGGAAGACAaaccttttcttctccaaaatttaATACTAAAACCAAAGACTTGAAATTAAGATGTTGTCTCATTCAAACTGTCTTGAACTCGAGTTTCTTTGGCTAATTCTTTCTTCAACTCTGTTTCTAGTGTTGTAATTTGTTCGTTTCTTTGCCAGGTGTCTCTTCTTACTGAAAATGGAAACACCAAAGACGACCTCAGGCTTCCCACCGATGAAGCCCTGCTGAGCCAGGTACACATTTTGGATAAATATAACATGAAGAACCTTTATTTTCTCGTTTTTCCATGCACAATATCTGAGTAAAGTTGTCAACTTCGTTATAGGTTAAAGGTGGATTTGAGGAAGGAAAGGATCTTGTGTTGTCTGTGATGTCTGCAATGGGTGAAGAGCAGATTGCCGCTGTTAAGGACATTGGTACCAAGAACTAGTCGCGCATTCTGCAGCATAAA encodes the following:
- the LOC104241847 gene encoding uncharacterized protein codes for the protein MSGVRNLFSFLIFFLIIALNFTNGLAIDHKSDANIALIPQKKGIKWLHWPFVHAPPPPSSFFPKFPFPKIFPWPRFLPPKPFLPSEKSVSDISMDNGQNVLEKKYYCALIIEACMLERDTLCVRHRCTFSYDCCTSINTEFGSEECNQYEFAMIKNECANQAAPPPTDY
- the LOC104241848 gene encoding eukaryotic translation initiation factor 5A-1/2, with amino-acid sequence MSDEEHHFESKADAGASKTYPQQAGTIRKNGYIVIKGRPCKVVEVSTSKTGKHGHAKCHFVAIDIFNGKKLEDIVPSSHNCDVPHVNRTDYQLIDISEDGFVSLLTENGNTKDDLRLPTDEALLSQVKGGFEEGKDLVLSVMSAMGEEQIAAVKDIGTKN